Proteins encoded in a region of the Pseudomonas viciae genome:
- the ubiD gene encoding 4-hydroxy-3-polyprenylbenzoate decarboxylase, which produces MQYRDLRDFISGLEQRGELKRIQVPVSPVLEMTEVCDRTLRAKGPALLFENPTGYDIPVLGNLFGTPERVALGMGAEAVSELREIGKLLAFLKEPEPPKGLKDAWSKLPIFRKIISMAPKVVKDAICQEVVIEGDDVDLAMLPVQTCWPGDVGPLITWGLTVTKGPNKDRQNLGIYRQQVIGRNKVIMRWLSHRGGALDYREWCEKHPGQPFPVAVALGADPATILGAVTPVPDSLSEYAFAGLLRGNRTELVKCRGNDLQVPATAEIILEGVIHPGEMADEGPYGDHTGYYNEVDSFPVFTVERITHRIKPIYHSTYTGRPPDEPAILGVALNEVFVPILQKQFPEITDFYLPPEGCSYRMAVVTMKKSYPGHAKRVMLGVWSFLRQFMYTKFVIVTDDDINARDWNDVIWAITTRMDPKRDTVMIENTPIDYLDFASPVSGLGSKMGLDATHKWPGETTREWGRVIVKDEAVTQRIDAIWNQLGID; this is translated from the coding sequence TGCGCGACTTTATCAGCGGGCTGGAACAGCGCGGCGAACTCAAGCGCATCCAGGTGCCGGTGTCTCCAGTGCTGGAAATGACCGAGGTCTGCGACCGCACTCTGCGGGCCAAGGGGCCGGCATTGTTGTTCGAAAACCCAACCGGTTATGACATTCCGGTGCTGGGCAACCTGTTCGGCACACCGGAACGCGTGGCCCTGGGCATGGGCGCCGAAGCGGTTAGCGAACTGCGCGAGATCGGCAAGCTGCTGGCGTTCCTCAAGGAACCCGAGCCGCCGAAAGGCCTGAAGGATGCCTGGTCCAAGCTGCCGATTTTCCGCAAGATCATTTCCATGGCGCCGAAAGTCGTCAAGGACGCCATCTGCCAGGAAGTGGTGATCGAGGGCGACGATGTCGACCTGGCGATGCTGCCCGTGCAGACCTGCTGGCCAGGCGATGTGGGGCCGCTGATCACCTGGGGCCTGACCGTCACCAAAGGCCCGAACAAGGATCGCCAGAACCTGGGTATCTATCGCCAGCAGGTGATTGGCCGCAACAAGGTCATCATGCGCTGGCTGAGCCATCGCGGCGGCGCTCTGGATTATCGCGAGTGGTGTGAAAAGCACCCTGGCCAACCATTCCCGGTGGCAGTGGCCCTGGGCGCGGACCCGGCGACTATTCTCGGCGCCGTCACGCCCGTGCCTGACAGCCTCTCCGAATATGCGTTCGCCGGCCTGTTGCGCGGCAACCGTACCGAGTTGGTGAAGTGCCGTGGCAACGACCTGCAAGTGCCGGCCACCGCCGAGATCATCCTTGAAGGTGTGATCCATCCCGGCGAGATGGCTGATGAAGGCCCGTATGGTGACCACACCGGATACTACAACGAAGTCGACAGCTTCCCGGTATTCACCGTCGAACGCATTACCCATCGGATCAAACCGATTTACCACAGTACCTACACCGGCCGGCCGCCGGATGAACCGGCCATTCTCGGCGTGGCGCTGAACGAAGTGTTCGTGCCGATCCTGCAGAAGCAATTTCCGGAAATCACCGATTTCTACCTGCCGCCGGAAGGCTGTTCGTATCGGATGGCCGTGGTGACCATGAAGAAGTCGTATCCTGGGCATGCCAAGCGGGTGATGCTCGGGGTCTGGTCGTTTTTGCGACAGTTCATGTACACCAAGTTCGTTATCGTCACAGACGACGATATCAACGCACGGGACTGGAACGATGTGATCTGGGCCATCACCACGCGCATGGACCCCAAGCGCGATACGGTGATGATCGAGAATACGCCGATCGACTACCTCGACTTCGCCTCGCCGGTGTCCGGCCTGGGGTCGAAGATGGGGCTCGATGCCACGCATAAATGGCCCGGTGAAACCACCCGTGAGTGGGGCCGGGTTATCGTCAAGGATGAAGCCGTTACCCAACGGATCGATGCCATCTGGAATCAGTTAGGAATAGATTGA
- a CDS encoding CDP-6-deoxy-delta-3,4-glucoseen reductase, which produces MRVTLQPSGAVLEIRPAERILDGARRLGYECPQSCRNGNCHVCGALLVEGRVEQAGEVRDHGEIFTCIAEPLEDCVVLWDGVLAPGELPVRNLACQVIECAEVGGDVWRVRLRAPAGKPPRYHAGQYLLIERENGEKSAFSLASAPHSGRDLQLHVLVRESSAQALLEQLRRNPNVRVEMPFGDTHLSELPDGPLVLIAAGTGMAQMHSLIEHCRAAGFKHPVHLYWGVRRPEDFYEIEHWDEWKKLPNLFLHKVVSDLCGWQGRCGMLHEAVCEDISDLSSVHVYASGSPAMIYATLDALVEAGMDAHQMRADVFAYAPRA; this is translated from the coding sequence ATGCGTGTAACCTTGCAGCCGTCCGGAGCGGTGCTGGAGATCCGGCCCGCAGAGCGGATTCTCGATGGCGCGCGGCGCCTGGGCTATGAATGCCCGCAAAGCTGCCGCAATGGCAACTGCCACGTCTGTGGTGCGTTGTTGGTGGAAGGCCGTGTGGAACAGGCTGGCGAGGTGCGCGATCACGGTGAGATTTTCACCTGCATCGCCGAGCCTCTGGAGGACTGTGTGGTGTTGTGGGATGGCGTGCTGGCGCCGGGTGAGTTGCCGGTCCGCAACCTGGCCTGTCAGGTCATCGAGTGCGCCGAGGTGGGCGGCGATGTCTGGCGGGTACGCCTGCGTGCGCCCGCGGGCAAGCCGCCGCGTTATCACGCGGGGCAGTATCTGTTGATCGAACGCGAAAACGGCGAAAAGTCGGCGTTCTCCCTGGCCTCCGCGCCGCACTCGGGGCGCGACCTGCAGTTGCACGTATTAGTGCGCGAAAGCAGTGCGCAGGCGCTGCTGGAGCAACTGCGGCGCAACCCCAACGTGCGCGTCGAAATGCCTTTCGGCGATACCCACCTGTCCGAGTTGCCGGACGGTCCATTGGTGCTGATCGCCGCCGGTACCGGGATGGCGCAGATGCACAGCCTGATCGAGCACTGCCGCGCTGCGGGGTTCAAGCACCCGGTACACCTGTATTGGGGCGTGCGACGACCGGAAGACTTTTACGAAATCGAGCATTGGGACGAGTGGAAAAAGCTGCCGAACCTGTTCCTGCACAAAGTCGTCAGCGATTTGTGTGGATGGCAAGGGCGCTGCGGGATGCTCCATGAGGCGGTGTGCGAGGACATCAGCGACCTCTCTAGTGTGCATGTCTACGCCAGCGGTTCGCCCGCCATGATCTACGCCACGCTCGACGCGCTGGTGGAGGCTGGAATGGACGCCCACCAAATGCGCGCCG